The Streptomyces sp. NBC_00335 DNA window CCGCCCCAACAGCACGATCTCCCCGTTGAGATAGTCCGCCTCCACCGACCCCGTCCCCCGCGCCAGGCTCTGCCAGGACGACCCGCCCCGCACAGCCCCGGCCGGCGCGTCCACCTTGCCGTCCCGCGCGGCCGACTGCTCGGCCTCCGAGGCCCAGTCGATCCCCGCGGCGGCGAAGGCGGCCTTCGCCTCCCGCACGGCCCGCAGCAGCAGCGCCGCCTTCGCGGGCTCCGGCTCGGGGCCGGTCGTCGCCTGGATCGCGTTGCCCAGATTCCCCAGCAGCTTCGCGTGCTTCCACCGCATGACGTCCTCGACGACCGGCGCCCCGAACCCGGCCTTCTCCAGGTCGGCCGCGACCCTCCGGACGGACCCGTCGGCGCCTCCGGCGGCCTTCCCCAGATGCAGGATCCCGGTCAGCGGAGCACACAGCGCCGAGACCACCCCCGGCTCCAGGAAGGTCGCCGGCAGCCACACGCAGACCCCGTACACGCGCGCGAAGCGCCGTAGGGCGAGGCGTTCGCTCTCCACGCCGTTCTGCGCGCACAGCACCGGCAGCCGCTGGGCGGCCGTGCCGCCGCCCACGACCTCCGCGTCGGCCCACGCGTCGAGCGCGGCGAGCGCGTCCTGGGTCTTCACGGTCAGCAACAACACGTCGTCGGGGCGCAGTTCGCCCAGCTCGGCCGGCCCTGTGACGACGGGGAGCCGGTGCGCCCGCTCCCCGTCCGCCGTGGTGAGCCGCAGCCCGTCCGTCCGCAGGGCCTGCGCGTGCGGGCCGCGCGCGACGAGGACGACTTCGCTGCCCGACTCCGCGAGCCGTCCGCCGATGGTCGCGCCGATCGCTCCGGCGCCGATGATGATGTAACGCATGCCCACGAGCCTGGCACATCCGCGGGCCTGGGTTACGGTCGGGCCATGTCTGTTGACGTGGATGAGACGTTCGCCCTCGGCGGGGACCTGCCCGTACGCCGCCTCGGACTCGGCACCGGCGGCCTGGTCGGCACCGGCTACTGGGGCCCGCGCGCCGCGCGCCCCGCATCGGTCGCCCTGCTGCGCACCGCCGTCGCGCGCGGGGTCACCCTGATCGACACCGCCGACAACTACGGCCCCCACCTGGCCGAGGAACTGGTCGCCGAGGCCCTCCACCCGTACGGGGAAAGGCTGGTGGTCTCCACCAAGGGCGGGGTGGTGCGCACCGGCCCCGACCAGTGGCACGCGGCGGGCCGCCCGGAGGACCTGCGCTCCATGTGCGAGGCGAGTCTGCGCAGGCTCCGCCTGGACCGGATCGACCTCTACCAGCTCCACCGCTTCGACCCGGCCGTCCCGCCGGCGGAACAGCTGGGCACGCTGGCCGAGCTCCGTGCGGAGGGCAAGATCCGCCACATCGGGCTGAACACGGTGACGGCGGACCAGCTCAGGCAGGCCCTGTCCCTGGTCCCGGTGGCCTCGGTGCAGAACCCGTACAACCTCCTGGACCGCTCCTCGGCGGAGCTCCTCGCCCTGTGCGAGGAGCGCGGCATCGCCTTCCTCCCCTACTACCCGCTGGGCAGCGGCGCGCTGACCCGGGAGAGCGCCGCCGCACTGACGGCGGTCGCCACCGAGCACGGCGCCTCCACCGGCCAGATCGCCCTGGCCTGGCTCCTCCAGCACTCCCCGGTCCTGTGCCCCACTCCGGGCACGGGCTCCCCGGACCACTTGGCGGAAAACCTGGACGCGGCAACGGTCCGCCTGACCGCGCACGAGATGACCCTGCTCAACGGGCTGGCGGACTAGGTGTATTGACCCGCAGGGTTGTTGACTCGGGTGATGGGTGGGTGTCCGCCCAGTGCGGTGTGGCTGCGGTGGTGGTTGTAGGTGTGGAGGAAGTCTGCCAGGGCCGCTGTCCGTTCCTGGTTGGAGGTGTAGGGCCGTAGGTAGGCCCATTCGTCCAGGAGGGTGCGGTTGAAGCGTTCGACTTTCCCGTTGGTTTGTGGCCGGTAGGGCCTGGTCTTCTTGTGGGCGATGCCGGCCGCGGCCAGGGCCTGGGTGAACAGCTTCGACTTGTAGCAGGAGCCGTTGTCGGTCAGGACGCGTTCGACGGTGATGCCGTGGCGGGTGAAGAAGACGTTCGCCCGTTGCCAGAACCCGGCGGCGGTTTCCTTGCGTTCGTCGGTGAGGACTTCGCTGTAGGCCAGACGGGAGTGGTCGTCGACCGCGGAATGGACGTAGGAGTAGCCGATCACTGGCGTGGAGCTTCTGCGCTCGGTGGTGCTGCTCTGGCGGTTTCGGTCGCCTGCCGTCCGGCCGACCGTGCGCCAGCCGCCACCGTCCGGGATGTTCCCGAGTTTCTTGATGTCGACGTGGATGAGTTCGCCCGGGTGCTCGCGTTCGTAGCGGCGGATCGGCTGCCCGGTGGGCCGGTCCAGCCAGGCCAGGCGGCCCAAACCGTGGCGGGTCAGGATCCGGTGCACGGTCGAGGCGGGCAGCCCCAGGATCGGGCCGATCCGGGCAGGGCCGAGCTTTCGGGTTCTGCGCAGGTCACAGACCCGGGCTTCGACCGCTGCGGTCGTGCGGTGCGGTGTTGTGCGCGGCCGGCTGGATCGGTCGTGCAGGCCCGCTTCGCCCTCGGTCCGCCATCGGCGGACCCACTTGTGGGCGGTGGCCCGCGAGATACCCATCTCGGCCGCGACGTGCGCGACGGGGCGGCCCGAGCGGACTCGTTCGACCAGCAGGCGCCTACCGAAGACGGTCAGCCGGGCATTACGGTGGGACACGAAGACCTCCGTCGTGCAATGGGTTCCTAGACAGCTCCCACCACACCGGAGGTCTTCGCCATGTTCAAGACCTCGGCAGTGTCAACAACGCTCGTGATCAATACAACTAGGCCGTCCCTTTCGGATCTCGCCGGGCCTCAGCTGCGGGCCAGTGCGTCGGTGATGAAGCGTGCGGCGCGGTCCAGGGCCGCTGCGGCCTCGTCCAGGAGGCCTTCGAAGGTCTGGAAGACGTGGGGGACGTCGGCGGTGACGTCGAGCTGGACGTCGACCCCGGCCGCGGCCGCCAGGGCGGCGAACCGGGTGGAGTCGTCGAGCAGGACCTCGTTGGAACCGGCCTGGAGCAGCAGCGGGGGCAGTCCGGTCGGATCGGCGTGGAGGGCCGGGCTCAGCAGTGGCTGGTGGGGGTCCTGTCCGGCCAGGTAGTGGGCGAAGGCGGTGGCCAGTTCGGCGCGGGTGAAGAGCGGGTCGGCGTCGTGCTTGGTGGTCATGCTGTCGCCCGAGAGGGTGGTGTCCAGGACCGGGGAGAGGGCGACCGCGGCGGCCGGCATCGGCACTCCGGCCTCGCGGGCGGCGAGCAGGGTGGTGACGCTCAGGCCGCCACCGGCCGATTCCCCGGCCAGGACGATCCGCTCGGCCGGAACTCCCTGGTCCAGCAGGTCGCGGTAGGCGGCGAGGCCGTCCTCGACGGCAGCGGGGAAGGGGTGTTCGGGGGCCAGCCGGTAGTCGACCGAGACGGCGCGGACTCCGGTGCGGCGCACCAGTGCGGCGGTGAGTTGCAGGGCCGTGGCGGGTGAGCCGAAGACCCAGCCCCCGCCGTGGAAGTAGACGATCGTCCCGTCGGCGGGGGTGCCCTCGGGCTCGATGGTCAGGGCAGGACGCCCGCCGAGGACGGAGGGGGTGACGCGCACACCGGCCGGGGCCGGGCCCGAGGTCATCTGGTTCTCGAAGTCCTTGCGCAGCTGCTCCGGCGGGAGACTGCCGTCGAAGGGGGCCTGACGCATCAGGGCGTCGATCGTCGCGCGCTGTGCCTTGCTCATGCGATCCTCCAGACGAAGTTCCGTTCTTCACCAGGAACTATATTCCTAGGAATAACATTCCCTAGAATCTGGAGCAGATCGTGACCGACCTCGCGCAGGTGTTCATGGACCTCGTCCGCTACGAGACCAGGCTCTACAACGCGCTGGGCGAACAACTGCGCACCGAACACGGCCTGACGATGGGCCAGTACGAGTTCCTGCGCATCATCGACAGCCGGGACGGCTGCCGGGTCAACGACCTGGCCGAGCAGGCCGCCATCACCGTCGGGGCGACCAGCAAGGGGGTGGACCGCCTGGAAGCCGCCGGCTGGGTGGTCCGGCGGCCCAATCCCGCCAACCGCCGCTCGTCGCTGCTGGAGCTGACCGCCGAGGGCCGCGAGCTGCTGGCCGCCGCCACACCCTCGTTCGAGGACGGGCTGCGTTCCTGGCTCGCCGGGCCACTGACGGCAGGCTCGCTGGAGCAGCTGGCGTCCACCGTCGCCCTGCTGCGCAGGACGCTGGAGGATGCCGCGGCGGGAACGCCCGCCGGCTAGAACCGACGGCCGCGACCCGGGGGAACGCTCAGTCCCGCGTGAGCTCCACCAGCTTGGCGACCGTGTTCCAGTTGCGGGTGGTCACGTCCAGGCCCTTGACCACCGCCGGCTTGGCGAGGGCCTCGCCCAGCTTGGAGCGGCCGAGGCCGTTGGGGGCGTAGAGGTAGATGACGCGGTCGCCCACCCGGTACTCCTCCGGGAGGTACGCGGGGGCGTCGATCGAGGCGAAGCGGGACTCTGCGGGCTGTTCGGAGCAGAAGGTGGCGTGGAGCTGCTTGCCTTCGAGGTCGGCGGCCGGGAAGGGGCAGGCCTCGGCGACGGCGCGCAGGTGGGCGCCGTCGACCACCAGGCAGGGAACGCGGAAGCCGAAGTGGGCTTCGATGGCCGCCTCCAGGTCGCGGGCGAGGGCCTCCGGGGCCTTCCCGCTCGCGCTGGTGAAGACGGCGTTGCCGCTCTGGAGGTACGTCTGCACGTCCTCGTGGCCGAGGCCGCCCAGGACCTGGCGCAGCTCGGCCATGGGGACCTTCTTGTTCCCGCCGACGTTGATGCCACGGAGTAGCGCCGCGTACTTGGCCTTGGTCGCCTTGGTCGTCTTGGTCATTCCTGCACGATAGGGCGCACCCCTGACAGTGGCGGTCATACGGGCAGTTCGGCCTCGATCAGGTCGGCCGCCTGGCGCGTGCCGCCCTCCGTCGCCATCTCGCGGCGGATCCGGTCCGCGCGGGCGGCCACCTCCGGGTCGGCGACCAGGGCGAGGACGGCCTCCCGCAGGGTCGCGGCGTCGGCCTCGGCCATCGGGACGTGCCGGGCGACGCCGAGGGCGGCCAGCATGTCGGCGTTGCCGAACTGGTCGACGGCCTGCGGGACCGCGACCATCGGGGTGCCGGTGGCCAGGCCCTCCTGGCAGCCGCCCGTGCCCGCGTGGGTGATGAAGGCGTCGGCCTGGGTCAGGATGTCCAACTGGGGAACCCAGCGGTGGACTTCGACGTTGGCGGGGATCGCGCCCAGCTCGGCCTCGTCGGTGAACTTGCCGATCTGGAGCACCACGTGCCAGTCGGCCAGGTCCCCGAAGGCCTCCACGCAGGCCCGGTAGAAGGCCGGCTGCTTGGTGAAGGTGGACCCGAAGGAGACGAGGAGGACCTTCTTCCCCTCGGCGCCCGCGGGGCGCGTCCAGGTGCCCTGGGTGGCGCTGCGGTCGCCCTGGCAGGCGCCGACGAAGGTGTGCACGGCTTCGTCGACCCGGTCGGCGTGGGGCTGGAGGGCGCGCGGCATGAGCACGACGCTGCGCCGGGGGCGGCCGACGAAGCGGTCGCTGTCCTCGTCGATGCCGTTCTCGTCGAGCCAGGCGCGGAAGCGGGCGTAGTAGGCCTTCCCGCGCTCGGACGCCCGCAGTTCGGCGGTCATCGGCTCGCCGACCTCTTCCTCGTAGCCGGTCCAGGCGACCAGGGTCGGGGAGAGGGAGACCGCGGGGACGCCCCAGCGGTGGGCGAGGACCCTCGCGGGATAGGCGGTGATGTCGTGGAGGACGAGGTCCGGCTCGTCGCCCGCGAAGGCGGCCGCGAGCTGCGGGAGGGCCTGGACGGCGTCGGCGAGGAAGGGCTCGATGTTGTCGATGAGCTCGGTCCCCCACGCGTCGGGGTCCTCGTCGGTGGGCAGCGTGGAGTCCCAGATCACCGGGGTGGCGCCGGTCTCGGCGATCTTGTCCGCGTAGGCGGCGGGGATGGCGTAGCTGACGCGGTGGCCGCGGGCGACCAGTTCACGGATCACTTCGATGCTCGGGTTCACGTGGCCGGCGGCGGCGATGGAGAACATGGCGATGTGGGCGGGCTTCGCAGTCGTGGTCATGGGGGAACCATAACGAGACGAGACGTCTCGTGCAACCTATTCGGGAATCCGGGGCGGAGGGAAGGATCGGCGGTCGGCCCGGGACGGGCGGGCCGGATGCGAAACTTGTCCGGTCATGAGCACCCGGGTACGCCCGGTGGCCCCCGGAGTACCGGGGTTACGGACGGACTGCGGAGACGGCATGGACGAGGCACGCGCCCGGGAAGCCCTGACGGCGGCGGGCCTGGCACGGGCGGGGGCCGGGGCAGGGGCGTCCGCGCCCCGGCTGCTGGCCCTCGGCGAGAACGCCGTCTTCGCACTCGACGACGGCCTCGTCGCCAAGGTCGGCCGGGAGGCGGCCCTGCTGCCCCGCGCCGAGCTGGAACTCGCGGTGGCGGCCTGGCTCGCGGACCGCGGGGTCCCCGCGGTCCGCGCGGCCGAGCCGAAGCCCCGGCTGGTCGACGGGCACCCGGTGACGTTGTGGCACCGGCTCCCCGACGCGGTCCGCCCGGCCGGCCCGGGGGACCTCGCGGTGCTGCTGCGGCAGATCCACGCCCTGCCCGCGCCCCCCTTCGTACTGCCCCCGCGCGATCTGCTGGGCGGGGTCGAGCGCTGGCTGCGGCTGGCGGGCGGGGCGATCGATCCGGCGGACGCGGCGTACCTGCGGGCCCGCCGCGACGGCTACGCCGCCCAGGTCGCCGCCCTCACCCCGCACCTCGCGCCGGGCCCGATCCACGGCGACGCACTGCCCCGCAACGTCCACGTGGGCCCGGACGGGCCGGTGCTCGTCGACCTGGAGACGGTCTCGGCCGACCTGCGCGAGCACGACCTGGTGGTGATGGCCCTCTCCCGCGACCGGTACGGACTGCCCGGCGCGGCGTACGAGGAGTTCACGGCGGCGTACGGCTGGGACGTGCGCGACTGGGAGGGCTGCGCGGTCCTGCGCGGCGCCCGCGAGACGGCCAGCTGCGCCTGGGTCTCCCAACACGCCCCGGCCAACCCGAAAGCCCTGGCGGAGTTCCGCCGCCGGGTGGCCTCCCTGCGCGAGGGCGACCCGGAAATCCGCTGGCACGCGTTCTAGGGGTGCCGTATCAATTCCCGCATATGAAGCTTCCCCTCTCCATCCACCGGGCCCGCCTCGGCCCGGAGGAGTTCAAGGTGATCCGCCCGGCCCGGCCGCCGGCGCGCGCGGCGCTGTCGGACGGCTACTGGTACCTGGACGTCCAGGTCGACCAGCGGGCCGCCCAGCTCGTCGCCGGGCTGTGGTCCCTCGCCGCCACGTCACCCCGCTCGCTGGTCCACGTACCGCTGCGGCGCGCCGACCCCGACACCGGGGAACCGGGCCTCGACCTGGTTCTCCTGCACCACTCGCTCCAGTTCGCGCCCTCGCGCTGGAAGGAGCTGCGGGCCCGGCTGGGCCCGGGCCGGCCGCAGACCGCGGACCTTCCCGGACCGCCTTCGGCCGACCGCGGCGCCGACCGCCGGCCGGATCGGCACCACCGGGAGAACCGGGACCGGTTCCACCAGCGCGTCCACGCCGGGACGTTGTTCATGACGGGCAGCGCCCAGCTGTTCGCCGACACCTCATGGCTCTTCGCCGACGTGGCCCACCGGGGGCCGGGCCACGTCCGGGCCCACCCCGGCCACGCGCACTACTGCGCCCGGATGGGCCAGGGCGACGGCCTCATCGCCGACCACGGCGGCAGCGGGCTCCACGTCGTCTACCGCGATCAATGGCCGGAGCGCTGACCCGCCGCCCCTCGTGAGGGTCAGGCCGCCGCGCCGGAGCCCGTACGGGCCTGCCATTCGCGGCCGATGCCGCGGATCAGCGCCGGGTACACGCCCAGGTACCGGAAGGGCTTGATGCCCGCCATGTACACGGCGCCGAGGAGGCCGTTCGGCTTGACCAGGACGGCCATCTGGCCGCGGTAGCCGCCGGTTCCGTCCGGGACCCAGCTGATGTGCATCACTCCGTGCACGGTCCGGTTCGCCGTCTCCGCCGCCCACTCGTCGTGCGTCTGGTAAACGGAGGTGAACGGAACCGAGCCGAGGTCGGGCCCCCGGGGACCCTCGCGGAGGTCCGCCGGCAGCCGATCGCGCAGCGTCGTCGCCCGGCCCTCCAGGCCGTCGGCGGGCTTGTCCCAGCCGAACAGGGCCCCGAGCTTCCAGCGGATCGCGAAGAGCGCGCGACCCACGCGGGAGGGGACGGGGTCCCCCGAGCCGCTCGCGAACTGCTCCACGAGCCGTGCGAGGTCGTCCGGTCCGCCCGGTGTCGGCAGCTCCCACACGTCTTCGAGGTGGAAGTCGCCGGCGATCTCGTGGATCCGCCACGGACGCTCGGTGTGTGCGGTTCTGGGGAGTCTCATGGGCAAGCCCCGATCTATACGATGCCGTATAGACAGCAGACTAGCACCGATCTATACGGCACCGTATAGATCGGGACCGGCACACCACTCCGAGGGGAGACGCATCGTGGGCGCGACCCGTACGCCGCGCGGCAACTGGATCGAGGAAGGGCTGCGCGCACTCGCCGCCGGAGGCCCGGAAGCCGTCC harbors:
- a CDS encoding MarR family winged helix-turn-helix transcriptional regulator, with the protein product MTDLAQVFMDLVRYETRLYNALGEQLRTEHGLTMGQYEFLRIIDSRDGCRVNDLAEQAAITVGATSKGVDRLEAAGWVVRRPNPANRRSSLLELTAEGRELLAAATPSFEDGLRSWLAGPLTAGSLEQLASTVALLRRTLEDAAAGTPAG
- a CDS encoding alpha/beta hydrolase, which translates into the protein MSKAQRATIDALMRQAPFDGSLPPEQLRKDFENQMTSGPAPAGVRVTPSVLGGRPALTIEPEGTPADGTIVYFHGGGWVFGSPATALQLTAALVRRTGVRAVSVDYRLAPEHPFPAAVEDGLAAYRDLLDQGVPAERIVLAGESAGGGLSVTTLLAAREAGVPMPAAAVALSPVLDTTLSGDSMTTKHDADPLFTRAELATAFAHYLAGQDPHQPLLSPALHADPTGLPPLLLQAGSNEVLLDDSTRFAALAAAAGVDVQLDVTADVPHVFQTFEGLLDEAAAALDRAARFITDALARS
- a CDS encoding DUF1697 domain-containing protein; the encoded protein is MTKTTKATKAKYAALLRGINVGGNKKVPMAELRQVLGGLGHEDVQTYLQSGNAVFTSASGKAPEALARDLEAAIEAHFGFRVPCLVVDGAHLRAVAEACPFPAADLEGKQLHATFCSEQPAESRFASIDAPAYLPEEYRVGDRVIYLYAPNGLGRSKLGEALAKPAVVKGLDVTTRNWNTVAKLVELTRD
- a CDS encoding IS481 family transposase, with product MSHRNARLTVFGRRLLVERVRSGRPVAHVAAEMGISRATAHKWVRRWRTEGEAGLHDRSSRPRTTPHRTTAAVEARVCDLRRTRKLGPARIGPILGLPASTVHRILTRHGLGRLAWLDRPTGQPIRRYEREHPGELIHVDIKKLGNIPDGGGWRTVGRTAGDRNRQSSTTERRSSTPVIGYSYVHSAVDDHSRLAYSEVLTDERKETAAGFWQRANVFFTRHGITVERVLTDNGSCYKSKLFTQALAAAGIAHKKTRPYRPQTNGKVERFNRTLLDEWAYLRPYTSNQERTAALADFLHTYNHHRSHTALGGHPPITRVNNPAGQYT
- a CDS encoding aldo/keto reductase; translated protein: MSVDVDETFALGGDLPVRRLGLGTGGLVGTGYWGPRAARPASVALLRTAVARGVTLIDTADNYGPHLAEELVAEALHPYGERLVVSTKGGVVRTGPDQWHAAGRPEDLRSMCEASLRRLRLDRIDLYQLHRFDPAVPPAEQLGTLAELRAEGKIRHIGLNTVTADQLRQALSLVPVASVQNPYNLLDRSSAELLALCEERGIAFLPYYPLGSGALTRESAAALTAVATEHGASTGQIALAWLLQHSPVLCPTPGTGSPDHLAENLDAATVRLTAHEMTLLNGLAD
- a CDS encoding DUF2867 domain-containing protein, translating into MRLPRTAHTERPWRIHEIAGDFHLEDVWELPTPGGPDDLARLVEQFASGSGDPVPSRVGRALFAIRWKLGALFGWDKPADGLEGRATTLRDRLPADLREGPRGPDLGSVPFTSVYQTHDEWAAETANRTVHGVMHISWVPDGTGGYRGQMAVLVKPNGLLGAVYMAGIKPFRYLGVYPALIRGIGREWQARTGSGAAA
- a CDS encoding phosphotransferase enzyme family protein, coding for MDEARAREALTAAGLARAGAGAGASAPRLLALGENAVFALDDGLVAKVGREAALLPRAELELAVAAWLADRGVPAVRAAEPKPRLVDGHPVTLWHRLPDAVRPAGPGDLAVLLRQIHALPAPPFVLPPRDLLGGVERWLRLAGGAIDPADAAYLRARRDGYAAQVAALTPHLAPGPIHGDALPRNVHVGPDGPVLVDLETVSADLREHDLVVMALSRDRYGLPGAAYEEFTAAYGWDVRDWEGCAVLRGARETASCAWVSQHAPANPKALAEFRRRVASLREGDPEIRWHAF
- a CDS encoding ketopantoate reductase family protein, producing the protein MRYIIIGAGAIGATIGGRLAESGSEVVLVARGPHAQALRTDGLRLTTADGERAHRLPVVTGPAELGELRPDDVLLLTVKTQDALAALDAWADAEVVGGGTAAQRLPVLCAQNGVESERLALRRFARVYGVCVWLPATFLEPGVVSALCAPLTGILHLGKAAGGADGSVRRVAADLEKAGFGAPVVEDVMRWKHAKLLGNLGNAIQATTGPEPEPAKAALLLRAVREAKAAFAAAGIDWASEAEQSAARDGKVDAPAGAVRGGSSWQSLARGTGSVEADYLNGEIVLLGRLHGVATPVNDTLRHAANIFAREGLPPGAMSIEDLTALADEAAARA